CATTTCGTGAACCCGAGGAACAATACTATCAATAACCATTTGTGTTTGTTGAGCTGCATTTTGATACATTTGTTTCGCTTGTTTATTTTCAGTTTCAAGAGCAAAGGTTTCAAAGCTAGCTTGAGCACTTTTTAAGCCAGCTAATGTTTGGTTTACTTGACTTGCTACCGTCATAAATCGACTACCTCCTTATGGTTATTTGTTCAATCATAGAATGTTGATAAAGGGTACTTTTTATGTTATCAATTTTTACCATTAATAATTTTATAAGGTGGCTTTGCATAACAGGGGATGGAAATAGTTTTTATAATGTCTGTATGGGAAGTGAAGATACGACGTAAATGTGTAATGACAATAAAGTTATTTAATTTCGAAGCCTAAAATACGCATTACACCGTCCTCAAATATGGACGGTGTAAAAATAAAGTTGTTTAATTTTTAGTCAATTGCAGAATAACGCTTAATAGATGTAACAATAAAGTCGTTTAAATTGATAGTTGTTCCACAATCGCGCCCGTTTCTTGAATATTCTTTTTTGATATCAGCTGGTATTACTACAGAATGAAAAGGAAGTAATCAAAAAGATGGAGCTTGGCATCACATTTCCATCTTTCATTGTTCTGATACGTATAGCATGATCTTTTTCACAATGAATCCAACACCAACACGCCCGGTATCACAAACAACATCGGTAGCCATACAGGTCCGAGAAGCACACCAAACAATGTCAATGTCTTAGAGTAAATTAGACCAACGGTTACAAAATAGCCGATAATACAAACGGTAAAAATGGAAACAAAAACCCCTTATAAAGAGCTTGGTTGGGACTATCTTCCAAATAAAGAAAGGAAGAAAGATTACTTTATAAAAAAACTGCAAAACATGGGCTATGAAATAGAAATCCAAGAAACCAAATCAGCTTAAACCTAATAATAGCCAAATTTTTAAAAATGGGTGATCCCATTTAGGGAGAGTGTTTTTTTGCGCCATTTTTAGCAAAAATCCCATTTTCGTATAAAAGCTGACCGAATCCGGGGAGTGCGATGGACCAAAGCAATTTTTCCATTCATATCGCCTTACCCTTCCCTTTTCCGTATGACAGATTGCCTCTCAATCCTATTTTGTCTAAACGGACCCACTGAAATTAGAGTCTTCTTTCCAGCTTTCTCATTTAGCACTTTTCTAAAACGGGGAATTCATTCGATTATAAGGAACGTTGAACATCGGAAAACTGAGGTGGTTGTTCCAGCCATTTATTCTTAATGGCCAACTCTGCACTATTTTTTGCATAACGTTCGGATCCTGTTATTAGCTTTCCAAATAAAAAAGCTAAGTCAGATCTTTGAGATTGCCCCAACGCTATACCATAATCAGAAATACCAATGCCAGCAAGAAATGCAACATGTGCCATCATCAATTTATCCGAAAAAGGTGAAATGGTTGAGTCGGTCACTTCAAAATCCGGAAAAGAAGGGGGATCAAGGTTTTCGTTTTCAATTTTTTGGTTTAAAGACTCTCTGTGTCTGTCTGTAATGCCTTTCCCTTTCAACATATGATCTCTAACTTCTTGGGAATCGGCAACCTGGCTGAAGCCTAACAATAGGTATCCGCCAATAGTATTCGTTATTGTGCTTTTATAAAGGTGTCTGATTTCTACGGCATTTAAGGGCCTATCATTTGTGAAAAGACCGATATTCAAATAATACTTTTCGTCTTGAATAAAACTTGAATGTTCAGGATACGACAAATATGGAGCATGAGAATACACACCCTTATCTAACATTAATTTCGTCGATTGATCCTGTAACTTGATTGTTTTCATCAAAGCTTTTTCAAAAAAATTTAATGTCCTTTGATCTGAGGAATAGGAGTAATACGTTCCATAATTTGTTAATCCATAGTTCGCCATATGCTTGACGTAGACCAAACAGAAGGTGTCAGAAAATAAACGGGGTACATCCGAATTCACATCATCTTTCGTAAACCCTTCAGGGATGGGATATCCCTCACTTGTAAAAATTTCTTCAATGGATTGAAGATGTTGGACACTGAGGTTAAGTGCGTGCTCTATTACTTGCTTCATCTGTTTATCTACCATTTTTTCGGTAAAGTGCTGAAGAACACGCTGGGATAAACTTGCACTCATATAAGTCGACCAAAGAGAGCCAATTTCTACAGATGTTAACTTATTCTTAGAATTTTCCATGTTGTTTCCTCCAAACATACCATTTACGGTTATTATTTACCTCCTCTCGTGAAATGTTCATTCAAAAACTCATTATTCACAAGCCGGTGTTGCATTGTGAGGCTGAGGTGAAGTTTCCCAACGAAACAAAGAGCAGAAACCATCTGCACTCTGAGGCTAACCACCATTGCCTATTTGCTCCGCAAAATGGCTCGTTTGCGGTATAACCTTATATTACTTTTACCATAAGAAACCCCTTTAGACAAATTACATTCAAAGGGGTAAAACTTCGCAACTTTTTTGTAAACATCGCGACTTTATTCAACATCGCATCTTTTTTATAAACATCGTGACTTTATTTCAAACCCACAGCAAGCGAAGCGCGGTAGAGGTTTTAAGATACTCAACATTTTATTTGTCCAATTTCTTGACATAGATCCAAAGTTTGAATTAAACCTCTCTGTCTTCTCTATTACATTATATGTCCCTTGAAATTTATGACATTTAATCCAAGCTATATAATCACTTATTGAACTGTTTAGAATAACTATTAAACGCACTTTGAGCAGCCTTAGTTTTACTGAAAGAAGCACCTACTCTAACACATTCTTCAACAAACTCCTTTGAGTCATCTCTAAACGGCTTCCCTATTGTATGCAGCTCCCAATGCACCATTTCATGCAAAAGACATTTTAAAACCTCTTCATTTGAATATCTTTTATTTACTACTTTACTCATTCTAATGAACTTATCACCAGTTTTTTTATTATAGTGATAACTCGCTAGTTTCCTTCTCCAATTTCTATTAACAAGTTCAATTCGTATATCAAATTCTCGATCCCAATGCTCTTTTGCAAATCGCTGAGCATAATTAACTAAATCCCCTTCCGTAAACCTGCAAGACAATTAATAACAACCTCTTCTCTCTATTGTACAATTCCATAGTTTTCTCATTTTTTCTATTGCAATGTCAGTTCTCGTATTCTTGTGATAATTGGGAACTACATAATAAAAATCAAGTGGGTCATATCCTAGTATTTCTAACATATACCGAACAACATTAACCTTAATGGTTTCCTCATTTGTGTCTTTAAAATGATTATATAGTTTTTTTACGCTTTCTATTTCAGCCGTTTTCCCCATATAAACACCCCTTGCTAAGTTATTTATTCGATTATATTGTACTATCAAATGAATAAACTTTCAGCAAAAGCTAGTCAAGTATGTGATAATCATCTAAATGAAGAAGTAAAATATAAACATGAAAACAGTTAAGACCACAAACAAAGTTAAAACCAAACTATATCTCGTCAAATTTGTTGATATAATAGCATTTAAGATTAAAACCACGAAAAATCATGTCATAGATTGAATCAACTCATGTTTAATAATACCATGAAGTTCTTCTTTTTCAAATTCCAATACATATTTCGGATTGATTTCGATTAACCGTTTACTTGGGATATATCTTCCACCAGTTGTTCGTAAGCGGGAATTAAAACGCACCTTATCATGAAAGGATTTATTAAAAAAAGTTTCTGACAGCTGTTTAACCAATTGATATAATTCTTCATCAGATATTTGATTCATGTGTTTCTTCTCTCCCTTTTTAAATAAAGCACGAACCCGAAATGATTCTTTCTACCTTAAGCATTTTCCATCGCTTATTTTTGTCCATTCATTATTATATGTCATTGAAATTCTTAAACAAATAATGAATCTAATAATGACTCATTTTAACATAACAAACTTAAATCAGGAACTTTCATTCTCTTCCATCATCACACATTATTATTCTCAATTAAAATGAATAATTGATAATAAATAGAATCATAAGTACGTCTGCTTATTTCTTATTAATAGAAAATAACAGAAAATAAACCTTCCTTGCTTATTGTTTTCAAATACGGTGTTCACTGTTAAAAAGGACTTCTATATAATGATTAAAAAATGTCATATAAATAACACAGAATATTAATAGCAATCTACTATTTATTATGTTATTATAATAATTGTAGTTAATTTACTAGGAGGGGAACAATTTATGAGCGATAAAAGAAAAATGACCACTGCATTTGGCGCTCCTGTACCAAATGATGATGATTCGAAAACAGCCGGTAAACGTGGTCCATTATTAATGGAAGATTTTTGGTTCCTTGAAAAGCTTGCACACTTTGACCGTGAAGTTATTCCTGAACGTCGTATGCATGCTAAAGGTTCCGGAGCTTATGGAACATTGACCATTACAAATGACATTACAAAATATACAAAAGCAGACATCTTCTCGGAAGTTGGCAAGAAAACAGACATGTTTATCCGCTTCTCTACTGTAGCCGGTGAACGTGGCGCTGCTGATGCAGAGCGTGACATTCGCGGTACTGCTATGAAGTTCTATACAGAAGAAGGAAACTGGGATTTAGTTGGTAACAATACGCCGGTCTTCTTCATGAGAGATCCAAAACGTTTCCCTGACTTGAACCATGTGGTTAAACGTGATCCAAAAACAAACATGAAGAATGCTGATGCAAACTGGGATTTCTGGACAAACCAACCAGAAGCACTTCATCAGGTTACCATCGTCATGTCTGATCGTGGTATTCCAAAATCTTTCCGCAACATGAACTTGTTTGGAAGCCACGCATACAGCTTATATAATGAAAATAATGAGCGTGTATGGGTTAAATTCCACTTCAAAACAGAACAAGGAATTGAAAATCTTACAAATGAAGAAGCTGCAAAAGTGATTGGTCAAGATCGCGAAAGCAATCAGCGTGATTTATACAACAACATTGAAGAAGGAAACTTCCCTAAATGGAAAATGTATATTCAAGTAATGACAGAAGAAGAAGCAGCGAACATGCCTTACAATCCGTTTGACTTAACAAAAGTATGGTATAAAGATGAATTCCCGCTTATCGAAGTCGGTGAATTAGAACTGAATAAAAACCCTGAAAACTATCATGAAGAAGTAGAACAGGCAGCATTTGCTCCTACAAACATTGTTCCGGGAATTGGATTTTCTCCAGATAAAATGTTACAAGGCCGTCTATTCTCTTACGGAGACGCACAGCGTTACCGTCTAGGCGTAAACCATTGGCAAATCCCTGTTAACTATCCGAAAAACGCGAAAAACTTCCATCCATATCACCGTGATGGTGCTATGCGTGTTATCCCTTACCAAGGTGGACAAGTCAGCTATAGCCCGAACCAATATGGAGAATGGGAAGACAGCAAAGAACATCAAGAGCCTGCATTACAGCTCGGCAGAGATGTAGATGCTGATTACTTTGACTTTGATGTAGACGATACACTTTACTACGAACAACCAGGTAAACTATTCCGCTTAATGTCCGATGAGCAAAAACAAGCGCTCTTCCAAAATACAGCGGATGATATTGCGCCTGCATCCAAATCAGTAAAACTTCGTCACATTAATAATTGCTATCGTGCTGACCCGGATTACGGGAAAGGTGTTGCAGAAGCAATCGGTATTTCACTTGATGAAGTGGAAGCTGCAAACGAAGAATCAGTAAAATAATAGCAAATAAAAAAGGAACTTCCCAATACAGAAGTTCCTTTTTTTATTTATCTTACTTTCTTCTTTACTGAATCATGGAAAGCGCAATCCTTCCTTTTTGAACGTTGACATCATCCACCCATACAGTAACAACATCACCGACAGAAGCAACATCCATTGGATGCTTGACGAACTGCTTAGACATTTTAGAAATATGCACAAGTCCGTCCTGTTTCACACCAACGTCAACAAAAACGCCGAAATCTACCACATTCCGGACAGTTCCTTGCAGTTCCATCCCAGTTTTTAAATCTTCCATATTCATGACATTTTTCTTTAATAAAGGCTGCGGGAAATCATCACGCAGGTCGCGTTCCGGTTTGCTTAATGCCTCAATAATATCCTCTAAAGTCGGCAAACCAAGTTCTAATTCTTCCGCAACAGCTTGTTTATCGATTCCTTCCATTTCTTTCTGCAAAGGTTCTGTACCCAAATCTTTTTCATCAAAAACAAGTTTGTTTAATAATGCTTTTGCTTGTGGATAGGTTTCCGGGTGAATAGGGGTGCGATCAAATGATGTGTCCCCATCTACAATCCGCAAGAACCCAATTGCCTGCTCATATGTTTTAGCACCGAGCCTAGGAATTTTCTTCAGCTGCTTACGGTTTGTAAATTTTCCTTCCTCTTCCCGCTTCTTAATCACATTATTCGCTACGGTTTTACTTAAACCAGATACGTACTGGAGAAGAGACGAAGAAGCTGTATTCACATTAACTCCTACCTGGTTAACCGCTGTTTCTACAACGAATGTCAACGAATTGGACAATTCTTTTTGACTCACATCATGCTGGTACTGGCCGACACCAATCGACTTTGGATCAATTTTTACCAGCTCAGCTAATGGATCCTGTACCCGTCTGGCAATCGAAACAGCACTTCTTTCCTCTACCTGCAGATCAGGGAATTCTTCTCTTGCCAGAGCGGAAGCAGAGTACACGCTTGCTCCTGCTTCATTCACAATAATGTATGGAATATCCAGGTTGTTATTTGTTAGCACATCCGAAACAAATTGTTCTGTTTCTCGGGATGCTGTCCCGTTCCCAATCGCAACCAGTTCCACACCAAACTGCTGAATGATATGGAGGACAACTTTTTCTGCGCCTTTCACATCTTTCTTTGGAGCGGTAGGATAAATTACATTAATTTGATGAACTTTCCCAGTCTCATCCACAACAGCTAACTTACAGCCTGTCCGGAAGGCCGGGTCAACTCCAAGAATTACTTTCCCTTTTAACGGTGGTTGAAGTAATAGGTTTCTTAAGTTCACAGAAAAAACTTCAATCGCCTGTGCCTCTGCTTTTTCTGTCAATGCACTGCGGATTTCTCTTTCCACTGACGGCTCAATCAACCGTTTATAACTATCTTCCACGGCAGCTGTTAACAGTTCCTTCATGTTTTGTGGACAAGCATTTTTGATCACCTTTTTTTCCAAGTAGGAAATGATTTTATCCACAGGCGCTTCTACCTGCACTTTTAAAATCCCTTCTTTTTCACCGCGGTTTAATGCAAGAATACGATGAGACACCAAAGAACGGATGGTTTCACTGTATTCATAATACATTTCAAATACCTGTTTTTCATCCGCTTCTTTATTTTTATCTTCAGACTGCATGGTTCCTTGTTTCATCGTAGTATTACGAATAAATTCACGGTAAGCCGGTTCATCTGAAATCCATTCCGCAATAATGTCATTGACTCCTTGCAGCACTTCTTCCACTGTATTTAGTTCATGTTCCTCTAAAAAGTACTGTGCTGCTCGCTGTTCTAGATCCACTGCTTCCTTCTGTTCCCAGATAACCAGCGCCAGCGGCTCTAACCCTTTTTCCTTGGCAATGGTGGCCCTGGTACGACGTTTTTGCTTATAAGGACGGTATAAATCTTCTACTTTTTGAAGCTGTGTCGCTTTTTCAATGTCATTTCTTAATTCATCTGTTAATTTTCCCTGCTCGTCAATAATACGAAGCACTTCTTGTTTCCGTTCAGAC
The nucleotide sequence above comes from Oceanobacillus timonensis. Encoded proteins:
- a CDS encoding DUF1657 domain-containing protein, which gives rise to MTVASQVNQTLAGLKSAQASFETFALETENKQAKQMYQNAAQQTQMVIDSIVPRVHEMEQEEPQYKQ
- a CDS encoding DUF3231 family protein, whose protein sequence is MENSKNKLTSVEIGSLWSTYMSASLSQRVLQHFTEKMVDKQMKQVIEHALNLSVQHLQSIEEIFTSEGYPIPEGFTKDDVNSDVPRLFSDTFCLVYVKHMANYGLTNYGTYYSYSSDQRTLNFFEKALMKTIKLQDQSTKLMLDKGVYSHAPYLSYPEHSSFIQDEKYYLNIGLFTNDRPLNAVEIRHLYKSTITNTIGGYLLLGFSQVADSQEVRDHMLKGKGITDRHRESLNQKIENENLDPPSFPDFEVTDSTISPFSDKLMMAHVAFLAGIGISDYGIALGQSQRSDLAFLFGKLITGSERYAKNSAELAIKNKWLEQPPQFSDVQRSL
- a CDS encoding SprT-like domain-containing protein, with amino-acid sequence MSCRFTEGDLVNYAQRFAKEHWDREFDIRIELVNRNWRRKLASYHYNKKTGDKFIRMSKVVNKRYSNEEVLKCLLHEMVHWELHTIGKPFRDDSKEFVEECVRVGASFSKTKAAQSAFNSYSKQFNK
- a CDS encoding SprT-like domain-containing protein — protein: MNQISDEELYQLVKQLSETFFNKSFHDKVRFNSRLRTTGGRYIPSKRLIEINPKYVLEFEKEELHGIIKHELIQSMT
- a CDS encoding catalase, encoding MSDKRKMTTAFGAPVPNDDDSKTAGKRGPLLMEDFWFLEKLAHFDREVIPERRMHAKGSGAYGTLTITNDITKYTKADIFSEVGKKTDMFIRFSTVAGERGAADAERDIRGTAMKFYTEEGNWDLVGNNTPVFFMRDPKRFPDLNHVVKRDPKTNMKNADANWDFWTNQPEALHQVTIVMSDRGIPKSFRNMNLFGSHAYSLYNENNERVWVKFHFKTEQGIENLTNEEAAKVIGQDRESNQRDLYNNIEEGNFPKWKMYIQVMTEEEAANMPYNPFDLTKVWYKDEFPLIEVGELELNKNPENYHEEVEQAAFAPTNIVPGIGFSPDKMLQGRLFSYGDAQRYRLGVNHWQIPVNYPKNAKNFHPYHRDGAMRVIPYQGGQVSYSPNQYGEWEDSKEHQEPALQLGRDVDADYFDFDVDDTLYYEQPGKLFRLMSDEQKQALFQNTADDIAPASKSVKLRHINNCYRADPDYGKGVAEAIGISLDEVEAANEESVK
- a CDS encoding Tex family protein; this encodes MVKADEKLIEIVSKDTSVQNNIVSKVISLLDEGNTVPFIARYRKEATGGLDEVKIKEIQDRWTYVLHLSERKQEVLRIIDEQGKLTDELRNDIEKATQLQKVEDLYRPYKQKRRTRATIAKEKGLEPLALVIWEQKEAVDLEQRAAQYFLEEHELNTVEEVLQGVNDIIAEWISDEPAYREFIRNTTMKQGTMQSEDKNKEADEKQVFEMYYEYSETIRSLVSHRILALNRGEKEGILKVQVEAPVDKIISYLEKKVIKNACPQNMKELLTAAVEDSYKRLIEPSVEREIRSALTEKAEAQAIEVFSVNLRNLLLQPPLKGKVILGVDPAFRTGCKLAVVDETGKVHQINVIYPTAPKKDVKGAEKVVLHIIQQFGVELVAIGNGTASRETEQFVSDVLTNNNLDIPYIIVNEAGASVYSASALAREEFPDLQVEERSAVSIARRVQDPLAELVKIDPKSIGVGQYQHDVSQKELSNSLTFVVETAVNQVGVNVNTASSSLLQYVSGLSKTVANNVIKKREEEGKFTNRKQLKKIPRLGAKTYEQAIGFLRIVDGDTSFDRTPIHPETYPQAKALLNKLVFDEKDLGTEPLQKEMEGIDKQAVAEELELGLPTLEDIIEALSKPERDLRDDFPQPLLKKNVMNMEDLKTGMELQGTVRNVVDFGVFVDVGVKQDGLVHISKMSKQFVKHPMDVASVGDVVTVWVDDVNVQKGRIALSMIQ